From Bacteroidota bacterium, a single genomic window includes:
- a CDS encoding T9SS type A sorting domain-containing protein: MKKLLLLPFSFFLFFFSSSLSAQCPPPWNWQNPLPQGNHLNAVYFPASDTGFAAGNWGTIIKTFDGGANWIVQTSGVTNDLYAVYFINTSIGYAAGDNGKILKTINGGIDWTIQGSGTTQNLRSVFFTDANTGYVAGANGTIRKTVNGGTNWAAQTSGTTQTLRSVFFTAADTGYVTGTNGTILKTINAGTNWIAQTSGVTVTLYSVNFPVSDTGYAAGGSGTILKTVNGGTNWAAQTSGTTQSLYSAAFINSSIGYAAGGQSAGRILKTTDGGLNWNIQTITGSLALNSICVTGTDTVYAAGEFAVGLILKTTDAGTNWAFISSGTSSNLNAVFFVNSSLGYAAGASNTVLKTVNSGAVWTKLNVSMSGTIEDVFFTSADTGYAASSLFIYKTVDGGLNWVSQQMPPGNNPIYSIYFADANTGYAVGGTSSSGERIIKTVDGGANWVAQQPPGTPLLRSVFFTSKDTGWTSGSGGTIYKTVNGGTNWTAQTSGTTVYLYSLFFTSTDTGYAAGSNGTILKTVDGGANWVPQTSGISGSINSIFFPAPNIGYAASGGGIILKTIDGGANWTAQAAGTNYILNSIYFTDTNTGYTAGDNGTILKTVTGGIDQMIITNQQIGICSGDSVFLQGAYQSAAGIYYDTIISPAGCTSVLQTALSVNPSYTVQSAAAICSGDSIFLQGNYQTTAGTYYDTLSTTCGADSVLITTLALHSKYNTPVALAICSGDSIWTGGNYQTASGTYYDTLQTINGCDSVIITTLTVKPTSSSTLNQTACFSYTWQSNTYTISGTFTDTILNAMGCDSVMTLNLTINTVDTSVSVSINSLTANATGATYQWLDCNNNFAVISGATNQTYSATVNGNYAASVTQNNCTDTSTCYAITLTNISENNKGDSFTIYPNPFSTQTTLHSNNLLKNATLTVYNCFGQQVKQLKNINGQTITLHRDNLLPKGQASGLYFIRLTEGDKSFTTEKLIITDN, translated from the coding sequence ATGAAAAAACTTTTACTCCTTCCGTTTTCTTTTTTCCTCTTTTTTTTTTCTTCTTCCCTTTCCGCTCAGTGCCCTCCTCCCTGGAATTGGCAAAATCCGCTGCCACAGGGAAATCATTTGAATGCTGTTTATTTCCCCGCATCCGATACCGGCTTTGCAGCCGGCAACTGGGGAACAATAATTAAAACATTTGACGGAGGCGCAAACTGGATTGTGCAGACCAGCGGAGTCACAAATGATTTATATGCAGTTTATTTTATAAACACCAGCATCGGCTATGCCGCTGGCGATAACGGAAAAATTTTGAAAACCATTAACGGAGGAATTGACTGGACAATTCAAGGGAGCGGAACAACTCAGAATCTGCGTTCCGTTTTTTTTACCGATGCCAATACGGGTTATGTAGCGGGCGCAAACGGAACCATTCGTAAAACAGTAAATGGCGGAACAAACTGGGCTGCGCAAACCAGCGGAACTACTCAGACATTGCGCTCCGTTTTTTTCACGGCTGCTGATACGGGTTATGTAACGGGCACAAACGGAACCATTCTTAAAACAATTAATGCCGGCACAAACTGGATTGCGCAAACAAGCGGAGTAACCGTCACTTTATATTCAGTTAATTTCCCAGTTTCCGATACAGGTTACGCAGCAGGAGGCAGCGGAACAATTCTTAAAACCGTTAATGGCGGAACAAACTGGGCTGCGCAAACAAGCGGAACCACTCAATCGTTATATTCGGCTGCATTCATAAATTCCAGCATCGGCTATGCGGCTGGCGGACAAAGCGCAGGAAGAATTCTTAAAACCACAGATGGCGGATTAAACTGGAACATTCAAACAATTACCGGAAGTTTAGCATTAAACTCAATTTGTGTTACAGGCACTGACACTGTCTATGCCGCAGGAGAATTTGCTGTGGGTTTAATTCTTAAGACCACCGATGCCGGCACAAACTGGGCTTTTATTTCGAGCGGAACTTCTTCTAACCTGAACGCTGTGTTTTTTGTAAACAGCAGTTTAGGCTACGCTGCCGGTGCATCCAACACAGTTCTTAAAACTGTGAATAGCGGTGCAGTCTGGACGAAATTAAATGTTTCAATGTCCGGCACCATAGAGGATGTTTTTTTTACATCGGCCGATACAGGATATGCGGCAAGCAGCTTATTCATTTACAAAACTGTTGATGGCGGATTAAACTGGGTTTCGCAGCAAATGCCTCCGGGAAATAACCCGATATATTCAATTTATTTCGCAGATGCAAACACCGGCTATGCAGTGGGCGGCACCAGCAGCAGCGGTGAAAGAATTATAAAAACCGTTGATGGCGGAGCAAACTGGGTGGCACAGCAGCCGCCCGGAACACCGTTGTTAAGGTCGGTGTTTTTCACATCAAAGGATACCGGCTGGACATCGGGCTCAGGTGGCACAATTTATAAAACCGTAAATGGCGGCACCAACTGGACTGCGCAGACGAGCGGCACAACAGTATATTTGTATTCTCTTTTTTTCACAAGTACCGATACCGGTTATGCAGCAGGCAGCAACGGAACCATTCTTAAAACCGTTGATGGAGGCGCCAACTGGGTTCCGCAGACGAGCGGAATATCAGGTTCAATTAATTCAATTTTTTTTCCCGCTCCGAATATCGGCTATGCAGCCAGCGGAGGAGGCATAATTCTGAAAACTATAGATGGAGGCGCCAACTGGACTGCGCAGGCAGCGGGCACAAATTATATTTTAAACTCAATTTATTTTACAGATACTAATACCGGCTATACGGCAGGCGATAACGGAACCATTCTTAAAACAGTGACCGGAGGAATTGACCAGATGATTATCACTAACCAACAGATTGGAATTTGCAGCGGAGACAGTGTTTTCCTGCAGGGCGCGTATCAATCCGCAGCAGGAATATATTATGATACTATTATTTCTCCGGCCGGGTGCACAAGTGTGCTTCAAACCGCGCTCTCCGTAAATCCATCATACACTGTTCAGTCAGCGGCAGCAATTTGCAGCGGGGATAGTATTTTCCTGCAGGGAAATTATCAAACAACGGCAGGAACTTATTACGATACGCTTTCCACCACGTGCGGTGCCGACAGCGTATTAATAACAACGCTTGCCTTACATTCAAAATACAACACTCCGGTTGCTTTGGCAATTTGCAGCGGTGACAGCATTTGGACAGGCGGAAATTACCAAACTGCCTCAGGAACTTATTACGATACACTGCAAACAATTAACGGCTGCGACAGTGTAATTATTACAACGCTTACTGTAAAACCCACTTCAAGTTCAACCTTGAATCAAACCGCCTGCTTCAGTTACACTTGGCAAAGTAATACCTATACCATTTCGGGAACTTTTACCGATACCATTCTCAATGCTATGGGCTGCGACAGTGTGATGACACTGAACCTTACGATAAACACGGTGGACACATCCGTATCTGTTTCCATTAATTCGCTTACAGCAAACGCCACAGGAGCAACTTATCAGTGGCTTGACTGTAACAATAATTTTGCTGTAATTTCTGGCGCAACCAATCAGACTTATTCAGCAACAGTAAACGGAAATTATGCTGCCTCAGTTACCCAAAACAATTGCACGGATACTTCTACCTGTTATGCTATTACCCTAACAAATATTTCTGAAAATAATAAAGGAGATAGTTTCACTATATACCCCAACCCCTTCTCCACCCAAACAACTTTACATTCAAATAATCTTTTAAAGAACGCAACTCTCACCGTTTACAATTGTTTCGGGCAGCAAGTAAAACAATTGAAAAATATTAATGGGCAAACAATTACTTTGCACCGCGACAATTTACTCCCGAAGGGGCAGGCAAGCGGGTTGTACTTTATTCGCTTAACTGAGGGTGATAAATCTTTTACGACAGAGAAATTAATAATTACGGATAACTGA
- a CDS encoding type II toxin-antitoxin system HicB family antitoxin: MKKYLIVIETTKSGFSAYSPDILGCAATGKTKKEVEKNMYEAIQFHLEGLSAEGLHLPENKTESEMLVFAVAEPKAHYGKGK, encoded by the coding sequence ATGAAAAAATATTTAATTGTAATAGAGACAACAAAAAGCGGCTTCAGCGCATACTCTCCTGATATACTTGGTTGTGCAGCAACGGGTAAAACAAAAAAAGAAGTTGAAAAAAATATGTATGAAGCTATTCAATTTCATCTCGAAGGATTGTCAGCAGAAGGATTGCACCTGCCTGAAAACAAGACCGAAAGCGAAATGCTTGTATTTGCTGTAGCAGAACCAAAAGCACATTACGGAAAAGGTAAATAA
- a CDS encoding type II toxin-antitoxin system HicA family toxin translates to MKVREAIRLIEKDGWFLVRQKGSHMQFKHSVKKGLVTIACHRMSDDIARGTLASIVRQAQIDKSDIK, encoded by the coding sequence ATGAAAGTACGAGAAGCCATACGCTTGATTGAAAAGGATGGTTGGTTTTTGGTTAGACAGAAAGGAAGTCATATGCAGTTTAAACATTCTGTCAAGAAGGGATTAGTTACTATAGCATGTCATCGTATGTCGGATGATATTGCGCGTGGTACGCTTGCCAGCATAGTACGACAAGCCCAAATAGATAAATCGGATATAAAATGA
- a CDS encoding PAS domain S-box protein, translating into MPITNPNKPEYLKCAAALLLALAILFIDFQLPLGIAIGMFYALPLLATLWIRHRPCPLVFSILFTLFILIGFIKPLAENVNWNVAIVNRAFSVLIVWLCLFFISKTKEHTAQLKKSSKEATDYKFSLDETAIVAITDVKGIIQQVNDNFCKISKYTREELIGQDHRIINSGHHPKEFFKELYATIANGKIWRGDVKNKAKDGSYYWIDTSIVPFLSEQGKPYQYVVIRTDITDRKNAEEQIKKMNAELEQKVIERTEKLTQSEKQIRNFAAHLNKVLEDERAHIAREMHDDIGQQLTGIKMGISSFKKLSNADNGIEAKINGMMKDADNTIQSLRKIATQLRPGILDTLGLIPSIEWLAGEFEKKTGIKCKVTSSSDIGSSLTAIVPATATATAFFRICQESLNNISKHAKASEVVINVNHDKDSLMLKVSDNGKGISSEKLENPFSMGLLGMRERANIIDADFEIMSKKDFGTTVQLKTKLK; encoded by the coding sequence TTGCCCATAACAAACCCAAACAAACCAGAATACCTTAAGTGCGCGGCTGCCCTTTTGCTCGCGCTGGCAATTTTGTTCATTGATTTTCAATTGCCCCTTGGCATTGCCATTGGTATGTTCTATGCGTTACCATTGCTTGCTACTTTATGGATTCGCCACCGCCCATGCCCATTGGTTTTTTCTATCCTGTTCACCTTATTTATTCTCATTGGATTTATTAAACCGCTTGCTGAAAATGTTAATTGGAATGTCGCCATTGTAAACCGCGCGTTCTCCGTTCTTATTGTCTGGCTCTGCCTGTTTTTTATTTCTAAAACAAAAGAACACACGGCACAACTAAAGAAAAGCAGCAAAGAAGCAACCGATTATAAATTTTCGCTCGATGAAACAGCCATAGTAGCCATAACCGATGTTAAAGGAATCATCCAACAGGTAAATGATAACTTCTGTAAAATATCAAAGTATACCCGAGAAGAATTAATTGGGCAGGACCACCGCATTATTAATTCAGGGCATCATCCAAAAGAATTTTTTAAAGAGTTGTATGCCACCATTGCAAACGGAAAAATATGGAGAGGCGATGTGAAAAATAAAGCAAAAGACGGAAGCTACTACTGGATAGATACCTCCATCGTTCCTTTCCTCAGCGAACAAGGCAAACCCTATCAGTATGTGGTTATCCGCACCGATATTACCGATAGAAAAAATGCCGAAGAACAAATAAAAAAGATGAATGCCGAACTGGAACAAAAAGTGATTGAACGCACAGAAAAACTAACACAGTCAGAAAAACAGATACGGAACTTCGCAGCGCATCTTAACAAAGTGCTGGAAGATGAACGGGCGCACATTGCACGTGAAATGCATGACGATATAGGTCAGCAGTTGACGGGAATAAAAATGGGCATTTCATCATTTAAAAAACTGAGCAACGCAGATAATGGCATAGAAGCAAAAATAAACGGAATGATGAAGGATGCCGACAACACCATACAATCCCTGCGGAAAATTGCCACACAGCTCCGCCCCGGAATTTTAGATACGCTCGGACTGATTCCTTCCATTGAATGGCTTGCCGGTGAGTTTGAAAAAAAGACGGGTATTAAATGCAAGGTCACCAGTAGCAGCGACATCGGCAGTAGTTTGACTGCAATTGTTCCTGCCACTGCTACTGCCACTGCTTTTTTCCGCATCTGCCAGGAATCGCTCAACAATATTTCAAAGCACGCCAAAGCGAGTGAAGTAGTTATCAATGTAAATCATGACAAAGATTCATTGATGTTGAAAGTATCCGACAACGGGAAAGGAATCTCAAGCGAGAAATTAGAAAATCCATTTTCCATGGGATTACTCGGCATGCGCGAGCGCGCAAATATTATAGATGCTGATTTCGAAATCATGAGCAAAAAAGATTTCGGCACAACAGTGCAATTGAAAACAAAACTAAAATAA
- a CDS encoding Crp/Fnr family transcriptional regulator, with protein MIIITVDFNDISHFYERKIYVSISKQKSMYPCAICKVNDKCFTTSLSKNELAELAKHIHIKHAKRNEAIYHENKNANSVFVIVHGTVKLEHQNAQEQPVIMRIARCGEPLGLEALLSKRQYFMLAIALADTKYCSISASQVEKIISQNMSACAKLMEALQNEQERICNYSILMISGSSETKLAQALLSLSDNDGKVKITKEEIALMTGLTRETVSRILSRLNTKKIIKTLQREVLILLRAELEKLVHGIE; from the coding sequence GTGATAATTATCACAGTTGATTTTAATGACATTTCACATTTTTACGAACGAAAAATTTATGTTTCAATTTCCAAACAAAAATCAATGTATCCTTGTGCTATTTGCAAAGTGAATGATAAATGTTTCACAACTTCATTAAGTAAAAATGAATTAGCCGAGTTAGCAAAGCACATACATATTAAGCATGCAAAAAGAAATGAAGCCATTTATCACGAGAATAAAAATGCAAACAGCGTTTTTGTAATCGTGCATGGCACTGTTAAGTTGGAGCATCAGAATGCGCAGGAGCAGCCGGTTATCATGCGCATTGCCCGTTGTGGCGAACCATTAGGGCTTGAAGCGTTGCTTAGCAAACGGCAATATTTTATGTTGGCAATTGCTTTGGCCGATACAAAGTATTGTTCCATTTCCGCATCACAGGTTGAAAAAATTATTTCACAAAATATGAGCGCCTGTGCAAAGCTGATGGAAGCACTGCAAAATGAACAGGAACGTATTTGCAACTATTCTATCCTAATGATTTCGGGTTCGTCAGAAACAAAACTGGCACAGGCATTGCTTTCATTGAGCGACAATGATGGAAAGGTGAAAATTACAAAAGAAGAAATTGCTTTAATGACGGGCTTGACCAGAGAAACAGTTTCAAGAATACTGAGCCGCCTGAACACAAAAAAAATAATTAAAACGCTGCAGCGCGAGGTACTGATTTTACTTCGGGCGGAACTGGAAAAACTGGTACACGGTATAGAGTAA
- a CDS encoding menaquinone biosynthesis decarboxylase, with protein MYKSQEHFISELEKAGELIRIKEFVNPHLEIAEVVDRISKSNHNKALLFENTGTGFPLLINAMGSEKRMCMVLGVEKLDDVAKDIETLFHSLTSPKNSLSDKLKMLPELGKISSWMPKKINGRGECQDIVISPSLLGRVGVGLFPVMKCWPHDGGNFLTLPIIHTVDPNNGIRNVGLYRMQVFGPKLTAMHWHKHKVSAGHFNEYKKLGKKMPVAVALGGDPLYVFSAACPLPPNFDEYMFTGFLRKKKVELVKCLTQEMYVPADADIIIEGYVDPVGHESKSHGVDPNEEFILEGPFGDHTGYYSLADYYPKFHITCITHKKNAIYPSTIVGIPPQEDAWMGKAIERIFLAPIKMTILPEIIDMHMPVEGVFHNLVIVKIKNEYEGHAQKVMNAMWGAGQMMFNKILVIVDGKTNIHNYEEVARAISDNVDIANDIYFSQGPMDVLDHACSKFAFGGKMCLDATASPQPSPKERENKFPLLALKLFATDIQKTFSEIKGINSSLLEKEISVLFISVEKNRKNHIKELNEKIFSLLTSLGEGVGMGSGLFVIYVEDKADITDIKDCIWRFANNFDPKRDSFPSPAGEGLGVRSGIGLDGTRKSKQHDNFDRPWPNIICSDEKTIKSVDEKWSKMFGSLSFISSPSLKYRNQLYKGAAVAEE; from the coding sequence ATGTACAAATCCCAAGAACATTTCATTTCTGAGCTTGAAAAAGCAGGCGAACTCATCCGTATTAAAGAGTTTGTTAATCCTCATCTTGAAATTGCTGAAGTAGTTGACCGAATTTCCAAATCAAATCACAACAAAGCATTATTATTTGAAAATACCGGAACTGGATTTCCTCTTCTCATCAACGCCATGGGTTCAGAAAAAAGAATGTGCATGGTGTTGGGAGTAGAAAAACTGGATGATGTGGCAAAAGATATTGAGACATTATTTCATTCGCTGACTTCCCCTAAAAATTCTCTTTCAGATAAATTGAAGATGCTTCCTGAACTGGGAAAGATTTCTTCCTGGATGCCGAAGAAAATAAATGGAAGAGGCGAATGTCAGGATATTGTTATTTCTCCCTCCCTATTGGGGAGGGTCGGGGTGGGGCTCTTTCCCGTGATGAAATGCTGGCCGCACGATGGTGGAAATTTTCTTACGCTTCCGATTATTCACACCGTTGACCCCAATAACGGAATACGGAATGTAGGTTTATATCGAATGCAAGTGTTCGGACCGAAACTCACGGCAATGCACTGGCACAAGCATAAAGTTTCTGCCGGGCATTTTAACGAATACAAAAAACTTGGTAAGAAAATGCCCGTGGCGGTTGCGCTTGGAGGCGATCCGCTGTATGTTTTCTCTGCTGCCTGCCCGCTTCCGCCCAATTTTGATGAATACATGTTCACGGGTTTTCTGCGGAAGAAAAAAGTAGAACTCGTAAAATGTTTAACGCAGGAAATGTACGTGCCTGCCGATGCGGATATAATTATTGAAGGTTATGTTGACCCCGTTGGACATGAATCCAAGTCCCACGGGGTTGACCCGAATGAAGAATTCATTTTAGAAGGACCGTTTGGCGACCACACCGGATATTATTCTTTGGCGGATTATTATCCGAAGTTTCATATTACCTGCATCACGCATAAGAAGAATGCAATCTATCCATCCACCATAGTCGGCATTCCCCCGCAGGAAGATGCTTGGATGGGAAAAGCTATTGAAAGAATTTTTCTTGCACCGATTAAGATGACTATTCTTCCGGAGATCATTGACATGCACATGCCGGTGGAAGGCGTGTTTCACAATCTCGTCATCGTTAAAATTAAAAACGAATACGAAGGGCACGCACAGAAAGTAATGAACGCCATGTGGGGAGCAGGGCAGATGATGTTCAATAAAATTCTGGTGATTGTGGACGGTAAAACGAACATTCACAACTACGAAGAAGTAGCAAGAGCTATTTCTGATAATGTAGATATTGCAAATGATATTTACTTTTCCCAAGGACCGATGGATGTGCTCGACCATGCCTGCTCCAAGTTTGCGTTTGGAGGCAAAATGTGTTTGGATGCAACTGCCTCTCCCCAACCCTCTCCCAAGGAGAGGGAGAATAAATTTCCTTTATTAGCTTTAAAATTGTTCGCCACAGATATTCAAAAAACATTTTCAGAAATAAAAGGCATTAATTCATCTCTGTTAGAAAAAGAGATTTCTGTTTTATTTATTTCTGTAGAAAAGAATCGTAAAAATCATATTAAGGAGTTGAATGAAAAAATATTTTCTTTACTCACTTCCCTTGGGGAAGGGGTGGGAATGGGCTCTGGGCTTTTTGTGATTTATGTTGAAGACAAAGCAGATATAACCGATATCAAAGACTGCATCTGGCGCTTCGCCAACAACTTCGACCCGAAACGTGACTCGTTCCCCTCTCCTGCAGGAGAGGGGTTAGGGGTGAGGTCTGGAATTGGATTAGACGGAACAAGAAAATCTAAACAGCACGACAACTTTGACCGCCCCTGGCCCAATATTATTTGTTCAGATGAAAAAACTATAAAGAGCGTTGATGAAAAGTGGAGTAAGATGTTCGGTTCCCTTTCTTTTATATCATCCCCTTCACTGAAATATAGAAATCAACTCTATAAAGGTGCAGCAGTCGCAGAGGAATAA
- a CDS encoding transposase, with the protein MKIEYHNLYTHFIFTTLHRQPIIAEKNRERIEKYITGIVNNNDSQLYAIYANPEHVHILASRSPKLSEVSLASIIAKSSLKFIIENKLCAVKFAWQESASAFSVSKSDVDRVCKYILNQPEHHRKVTFTEEYEKFIKFYQKTLQIM; encoded by the coding sequence TTGAAAATAGAATACCATAATTTATACACGCATTTTATATTTACAACATTGCATCGCCAGCCCATCATTGCTGAAAAGAACCGTGAAAGGATTGAAAAGTACATAACAGGAATAGTAAATAATAATGATTCGCAGTTGTATGCTATTTATGCCAATCCCGAACATGTGCATATTCTTGCATCACGCTCGCCAAAATTATCTGAGGTAAGTTTAGCTTCGATTATTGCCAAAAGTTCGCTCAAATTTATTATTGAAAATAAACTATGCGCTGTAAAATTTGCGTGGCAGGAATCCGCTTCTGCATTTTCCGTCTCGAAATCGGATGTTGACAGAGTTTGTAAGTATATACTTAATCAGCCTGAGCATCATCGGAAGGTTACTTTTACAGAGGAATATGAAAAATTCATAAAGTTTTATCAAAAGACTTTGCAAATAATGTAA